The following nucleotide sequence is from Leopardus geoffroyi isolate Oge1 chromosome D4, O.geoffroyi_Oge1_pat1.0, whole genome shotgun sequence.
TCCCACGTATGCAACCTAAAGCCCAAACCAGTCTCCAAGGGCTGATGGGGCAGAGCTCACCCAGCCCCCACTACAAGCCAccagtgttttagttttcagcTAAGTCTTGAAGAACAGAATTCATCTAACAAAGCCCCTGAGTTCAGCATGGTTTCTTCTCCAGCTTGTGGCCTTTGGCATTTACATTACCACTGACCTCATCTTCTGAGCCTTAAATTCAGAAACATCTACAAGGTTATTAGACCCAAATGTGTTTCCAGACAAGAGGTCAGTAAGACAAATTCTCTTCTAGCTCCAAAGAAAAGGGAGGgccataattgtttttttttaggcTGCTCTGTCCTTCCTTACAGATGGCCTTGTGGTTGAAATTGAGGGACAGAGTCTTGGTCCTGAGAGAGGAGCTGGGGCCCAGTCAAGGCCATGTGTGGCTAGGGAAAGGGTAGCCTGAGAAGGATCAGGGAGTGGGTCTGGTATCTGCAGGGAGGACCTGGCAGAGGCCCCTTCAGCACAGGCTCCTGAGCTGCCATCACTTCATACTGGGTCTTACTCTAAGACACCATTGTTCTCTCAGGGGTGGTGGCTGGCCTGTGGCAGGCCAGATATAGCTGAAGCTGGCTCCTCAGACTCTGGATGCACTTGGATTTCAGAGCCATGATTTCATCCAGCTGGGTCACAAAATCTTCAAAAtcctgagaaaggaaacaaaggacaAATGGAGCTTTTGCTAGCCTTCTCTCAGGATCTGCTTTTCTAGTCCCTTCTCTTGCAAGTTTTCAGAGCCCAGGTCCATCCTTCAGCTGGAAAATCTGCAGGAGAGTCACTATGGCACAGGGTGAGGCTCATTTCTCTGCATTTGAGaaacttttttaagattttatttttaaggggcacctgggtgacctggtccattatgcatctgacttcagctcaggtcatgatctcaacagtttgtgggttcgggctccacatcaggctttgcgctgacaacacagagcctgcttgggattcttttctttgctacccccccccccccccccacgcttaCGTAAGcgtactctctcaaaatgaattttaaaaaaaggtttttattttaaagtaatctctacccaatgtggggctcaaacccacaaccccaagagttgcatgctccactgactgagccaggtagGCACCCCTGCATTTGAGAAACTTCTATGAGAGGTATTCTGCAGGACAGAGGGTTGTTTTTGTGAAAGCACCCCTGGTTTGCATGTGGTAGGTCACTTACTGTCACAGGGAGGGGCCCTAGCAAGTCAAGAAGAAGGCAGAATGGCACAGGATACAGGCTGGAAACATTTTAGCCTGGAAACAGGGAGTGTAGTACCATCTCTCACCTGTCCTTGCGCCCCCCTTGAGCTATGTCACAGGAATGGCACAAGGCCTCCTAGAGTAGGATAGCAGACCCTTACCCCACACATAACTGCAGCAAACAAGGATGACCATCAAACTACCCACAGGCTAATTCCCAAGAGCCCCTGAGGTAGTCTAGCCAAGGTCACTTACATTAAGAGCCAACTGGCTCATTAGGGTCTCCTCCTTGAAGCCCAGTTTTGCCATTTCATCCAGCTGTTCCTGGTGTGCTCGGATGACCACCTGCCTGGAAACACCAGAGGGGACAGTGTGATCCTCTGGGCCTTCCATCTCTCTTAGGCAACTTTTGGGAGCTGAGAGCCTTATTTCCAGGCCAGGAACTGCCTCTGCCCAAAGTGGTCAAAGCTTTGACCAAGGCCAGCTCACCATCACCTCCTCCCCTGTCACCTGTTCTTAGGGCTTATTTAGGCACTAGAGTATACCAAGAAGATAACAGGAAAGAGGCACTTCTCAAGctgtccctgcctccccagctACACTGAAGAACAGGGATGAGTGCTCATTACAGGAGCTGCCCATAGCTTCCCTGCCAAAAGGTTCAAGGCTGTGACCGCTGGAGGTGACACACTTGGCACGGGGTAGAGCCTGCTGTTTTGCCTGCCATCATCTCTCCTCCCTGGGCGTCCAGGGACCAAAGCAGGGGGTTTGAGCTAGAAACTGGAGGATCTGCCAGGCTCCTCTCACCTGTGCATCCCTGCATGTCCTTTTCTTTGTCCATGGCCTTGGCCTGGAGCCAAAGCGAGCAGCAGGCACACAGCCGGCCTAGATATCAGGAGCCCTAGCAAAGGGCTGTAGCCTCTGTTCCCAcacacccaccctgccctccatcTCCCAGCCTCTAATGCTGAGAGGGGCCCTGCTTGatccctctgcctttttttcctctatgcCTCTGTCCCATCTCTTTTTGCTGCACCATCTACAGCATCCTTTGGGGAAAGCAGTACAAACCACTAGTCCCTCTGTTTTTGATCAACTTCACCATTTTGGAAGGTGGCCAGCCTGTCTTGGTTCTGCGGGCTCAAGGCTACAGCTTTTGCATCTCTGGGCAGCACTTCAGGAATACAGACCCGACAGAATGAAGAGGATTCTGAACTTACCACAGGTGACAGatcctcccttctcccactcaaGTCCCAGCTTTCCCAGACTCAGGTTCATCCACCCTGGTGGGCCTGCTCCCATACATTTTATTCTTGCTCTCCATGTCAGGTGCATCTAGGCAAGCTCCCTTGAAAAGCCGGACAAAGCCTCTCTAGTTGTAGAATAGCTCTGACACTGAGCCAACAATAGCCATTCCCAGGACAGACAAAACGTTAACCTGGGGTGGAAGTAGGGGTGCCAGAGGGGCTCGAGTCTTGGGGAGTGTCCAACTTACTGTGCATGCCCCAGGGTGAGCTGATGGACTTTTCCTGCCGTCTCTGGAGAGCAGCTGGGGATCAGGGGAGAGCCTGGCCTTGCTAAGCATCTTGGGATCAGCCTGTATTTGAGCCATACGACGTCTGTGTTGGAGCAGGACAACTTGATGGGGTCTGTGGACAAACTCAGCTCCTGCCAACCAAGACCTGTTGGATGTTTTCTTTCCTGGGCCCAGGGCTGGTCAGCCATATCACTACTTTCTGTTTGTGGGGTGAATATAGGCCCAGGGTGGGGTCCTCCAGTATGTATGGTGGGGAAGGGCTTTCCTGGGAAACCTTGGGAGCTGTTCAGCTCTGTGTCCTTAGCATCAGCATCATACTGCTGGCTACCCACATGTTCCTGGGAGAAGAGAGCAGTCTCTGTGCTCTCGCAGACCCCTCCTAGGTTGGCCTCACTTGTGGGTAGCTTGTCCGGGGGCTGCTGACGGATGGGTGATGGGGACAGAGCTGGAAGACCACCACTAGGCTTATTGTCAGGGGGAGATGATGAGAGCCACAGGTGCCCAGTTGCCGAAGAGATTGGCAGAAGTGCCTTTTGATCATCAGATGACAGTGTGTGGTCCACAGCTGGTCCCCCTGTGTCCACTGCCGCTAGACTATGCACAGGCCCATCCTGGGCCAGCTGCTCCAAGGAAAGAGAGCCCTCATTGTCTGTGTTCTCCAGGAGGGACACAGTGAGGGGAGCCATCACTCCAGAAGCATATTCAGAGCATGTGCCTGATTCCCCTTTAGAGTCGTCGTCTTGGTATGCGTAACTGTTCTTTGCTGTTGGGCTGtcttgtctgacttctttcagagGTGTACTGACTGTGTCTCTTTGGTCTGGAGATCTTGCAACTGCAATGTGGGATAGTGAGAAAATGAAACCATCTGCCTCCAGGGATGGTGAAGTACCCTCGGCCTGCCCAGGAACCTCACTTCTGAAGGCATTCTGTCTGAGATCAAAGGCTGGGCTGCCACCTCTTTTCTGGCCATATACAAACTCTACCTGTGAGCAGTAAGGCTTCTCTGCCAGGTTGTCTCTGGGAGAAGGTGCTGAGGAGGTAGAGTCCTCCTCTCTGCTCCAGTCCAAAGGTAACTTACTTGGGCTGTGGCCACGATTAAGTGCTGCTCTTCTGTGGCTTGTGGGGTCCCTGGAGTACATCCAGCTTCCAGTTAGACACTTCTCATCACCATCTGTCCTGGGGTTAAAAAGCAGACTTCGCTGCCTTTCAGCCACCTGCTCCTCAGGTCCTTGTTCCCTCTGATGAAGGAAGAATGAACCTTCGCTATTCTCTAGGGTGTTTCTCTGCTTTGTGGTTCTCTGACTGGAGACATGTGAAAAAGAATCTTCACTGAAATCGCTGTCATCAAGGTCCTCAGTTTGGGCTCCATCCTGGCTCTCAGAGTAAgaacagaagggaggaggggtctCCTTCTGGAGCTGCCCCTCTAGGGGCCTGTACTGGCATAAAAACCTTTCCAGTGGTTGGTACTTTAACTTCTGCTGGAGGAGAGGCGGCTGCTGGAACTGCTGGTGATAAAAGCGCAAATGTTCCTCCCTGTCCTTCTGGTGTGGAGGGATGTCTGTCCAAGCTTCAGAGGCAGACCTGGCAGGTGTGCTCCCCTTGCTGCCCTGACTGTATTCTGCTAAGTGGTGGAGGTTGCCAGCGGAGAGCTCAACTCGTGACACAAGCTGCTTCTGCACTGGCTGCACAGTCTGCACTTTCTTGCACTTGGAGGGCAGTTTGCCATGCACCGGGCCTTCTCCTGGGCCAGGGGTCCTGCTTCCCCATCTGTGGGCAGCTTTGTGGCTCATTTGAATTTTCTCAGAGCACAATGAGGcagactcttctctttttttgacTGAATGTCCAGACCTTGTGGCTCCCTTCACAGGGCTAGTCTGAATGACCCACTCTTGGTGAAGACTCCCTCTGGATCCACCCCTTTTACTGGGAACTTTAGGTACAGGAGCAAAAGGGATATTGGGTGGGCGGTTTGCCAGAGGATGAGCCTTCCCTCTCATGGAACCGGGAGCTGCTGCGAATGACTGTTGAAGTCCCAGCTTGACTTTTTTGGGAGAACACTTATCCCCTGGCAGGGCCACAGGGGAGCTCTGGATTCGTTTTGGAGAAGAGTTTCCAGAGGTCCGATTTTGACTGGTAGCTGAAGCACAACATTTAATGcctttctttagttctttgacCCTGTAAATTACCATTTTATGTTAAATGTGTATTCCTGTATGCTCCTTaattccttttctatatttttcaaaaacgaaacaaaaagtATTACAAAAAAGACAAGTGTATTCTCTGAGGATATAAGCATATACCTAGCATTCTATGATCAGAAGTTTTGGAAATCACCTCAGTCCCATGGGATAGGCCAGAGAAGCTGGTATTGGAACTGCACTACATCCATGTAGGGCCCATGCCGTACTTCTTGAAGGTGGACCAACTCAGGAGCCTGGTGTCTACCACTCACCTGCCCACTTTTCCTGCAGCCCATCTCCTTTCAGGCTTCTCTAAGAAAATGAATTCCCTCAAACTTGCTAGAACTCAGGAAGCAAAACCTTCTGGAAATAAGCAGGCTGTGCTAATTCCACTAAAGGAAAAGTGACCTGTCTATTcctagggtttctcaaccttagcATAGTGGTATTTGGAaaaccagataattctttgttgtggggaacTGTCCTGTGTTGTGCCCTatgggatgtttagcagcatccttggcttcCACCTACTAAACGTCAGAAGCACTTCTAAgtcatgacaatcaaaaatgtctgtagacattgctaaatgtcccGTGGGAGGCAAAGTTACCTCCTAGGTAGAGAAATAGAGAACCGTGCTCTATTCCACATGGGAATTTTAGAGAAGATAGAAAAGCCAGAATTAGGTCTCTGCTAGGATTTAGTTGTCAAGTTCAGTCTCTTACtctgtgatatttaaaaacactgtAGGAATTTAGAATTACAAGGTGACATCAAGTAAAAATGTGACTCTCCAGTAGTGTGTAGATTCTTCATTAAAATCCCTTAGGAGGTGGGGTGTCCAGCTGGCTCAttcggtggagcatgcgactcttgatatcagggtcatgagttcaagccccacattgggcatggagcctacttaattaaaaagacatatttaaaaatcctctagaggggtgcctgggtggctcagttggttaagcggccgacttcagctcaggtcgtgatctcatggttcgtgagttccagccccgcatcgggctctgtgctgacagctcagagcctggagcctgtttcagattctgtgtctccctctctctgatcctcccctgttcatgctctgtctctccctgtctcaaaaataaataaaacgttaaaaacaaagagtgtttctttattaaaaaaaaaaaaaaaatcctctagaaGGGAGTACTACTTCTACTTGGGGGCTCCCATAAAATGTCTCttccattattttaagtttatccatttattttgagagaggccgagaacatgagtgggggaggggcagagacagaggactccgcactgccagcacagagcctgatgcagggcttgaacccatgaactgtgagatcatgacccgcgctgaaaccaaaagtcagatgatttaactgactgagccacccaggtgcccctccattgttttggttttaatcCAATCATTACTGATAGCCAAATGACACCTGGTCATTTCTGAAAACCAAGATCGTAAGTCTGACACTGAGACTTCATTTAAATCTTACCTTTAAGTCTGAGAGCCAAGGAAGACTGGCAACATAGCTAAGCAAAGAGATGTAGGATGTGACTAAAGACACACGAATTGTATCCACGGGCCTTTGTTTAGGTGTTGCAGTAGGACATACAAGCAACGGGCTGAGAGGTGCCATGGTAAGTCTAGATGGTTCCATATTACTTCCtattataaaaatcttaaatattttagtttaattaAGAGAGAAACATCAAAATTTCTCACTAGGAGTCACAGTAAATAACTATAGACAGCTGAGTGCCAGAAGGAATCCTACAGGTAATTTGGTCATTGATGCTAACTGCTTCCAGTGTACTTTTCATGTCACCAAGATCACAACTATCAGTGAGCTCTTCTGATACATCTATTAGAACTATGGAACTTTATTTCTGGACTACTTAGCAACATTCTTCTAGGCCTCATTTAAGCACATAAAATAAatggctttcatttatttttttattttgagagagagagcgagtgagcgagcacattgagtgagtgaggggcagaagtagagagaatcccaagccccctccttgctctcagcacgtagcccgactcagggctctgttttatgaaatgtgagatcatgacctgagctcaaatctgagttggatgcttaaccgagccacccaggtgctcctcatttattttcagtaatgTATTAGACTGCTTCAAATGAAGCGAATTCTATTAtactttttccattctctttaaagccaaaattatttcaaataattttgcaATTATACTTAATACATCCCCTATGAGAAAGGGttattttcatcttcctttaCTGAGACACTAAGTGAGGAGATGGTCTTGTTCTCTGCTTCTAGTGATGAAGTTATTAGTCTAAGCAATTGATAACAATGTCTATGATTTGGAGAGTGAGTGGGGTTATGAAACAAGTTCAGCTTACTGTTAATAACTGTTGAAGCTGGGTAATGGATACATGGGGGTAAAGAATTTCCAGCCATACTGGGTTTTTGGAAGCAAGTTTGGATCATCTCGTATCTTCTATCTGATCTCAGTTCATGAAGTAGCCTTTCCTCTAGCAGTGCTAGTGAGCAGGCATTAGGAAATCATGCAATAAAAGAAACCTATTTTGGGGACCTATTAGTATTACCATTGGTTAAATTAACACATAAATTAACATATTGAGTAGTCACTGTGTGCCCAGCATGTTGATAAGCCCTTCACACATATTATCCTCACTGATTCCATGTAACTGTTGTAAGATGTAGATGCTAATATCCCCtgtcagataaggaaactggacCCAAAACTTATGCCCAAGACCACTCAGCTATTTTGAGGCAGAAGTAGGATATTGGCCCAGATAGTCTGGACTCCAGAGCTCTTGTAACCACTGTGTCAAGTATCTCTCCTATCTAAATGAGATGGTACACAGAGTGCCTCACCCTGACACCCAAGAAGAGTTCCTCCTTTCATTCACAAATATGTATTGTGCGTCTACCAGGTAAAGCACTGTCTGAGCAATAGATACGGTAGAGAAAAAGATAAGGTTTCCTGTTTTCATTGAACTTAAATAATACCTCACTTTTCCTTCCCAATGAATTTCATAAAATGCCATGGATACTAAAGATTCCTCaacagtagtaaaaaaaaaaaaaagaaaaagaaaggaaaagctttccCTCAAATAGTTTGTTAACCTTGGAGAGGAGACAGCTTCTGGGAGACCACAGAAAAAGATGTAAGACAGGACCAAGCAgcaaagcagccagaggaaagaatggaaatggTAGCGTCTTCATCCATGGTAGGAAACATATGTGACCACAGAGTAAGAcatggggtggggttggggggaccCTGGCAGATACCAAAGTCACCCCAAATATATAGTCAAAGGTGCTGGCTTTACCACCAATTCCCAATGAGCCCTTTTAAAGTTCCTGCCCTTCTCTGGGCTCAATTTATCCTTCTGTAACATGTTATATCTGGGTTGCTCTCTTCTGGACCTACAAAGTTCTAAGTGTCCCTGCTTTGACAAGTAACATGTATTCTATCCCTTACGATTAGGGCTGAGGCTAGCAGGAAGAAAACCTTGAGCCTTCAACTCCAAAGAAATTTCATTTCCCAAGAGCCATTTAAAAATCACCAATGGAGTTGTCTCCTGAACCGGGGAACGTGTCCTCTTCCTCTTGTCACATTCACACTTGTAAAATGGCAAGGCCTACCAGGTCACATTCTTCAAATTACCAACTGCACATTCCCCTTTGGTACTAGGATCACTGCCTCAAGAACAGGCTTCTGGAGCTCAAGATCAGACCCCTATGTGTGTATGAGACCTGTACACACGACCTGCTACCTGAGAGCAACTCACCGGTCAGCATAACGCAAGGTATTCAGAGTGTGTTCAGTGGCCACGTGGCTTGGCGAGATGTTGGCAATCATGCATGTTTTGGCATCACCGATGAAAGAATCCTTCAGGACCTGTCCAAAACAGAAGTCAGGTCAACGAAGTCAACTAACAAGGGGCATATTGACTACTTATTGTGGGCAGGACACTGGGCCATAGCTCCCCATCCCCTACAAAAAGGCagtttacaaagaagaaatacaaatgaccaaccaggttaaaagaaaaaaaaaaaaaaaaaaggtactcacTTCaccaccaaagaaatacaaacaagccattaaaaatactaatattttcaCCCATAAGATTAAGACTCATGATGCCTGCCCTAGTGAGGGTCCAGGGAAATGGGTAATTTTCTACATTGCTACACTACTCATGTAGCATGTACCATGAAATGGTACTTCCTTTTGGGAAGGCAGTTTGGCAATAtgcatgaaaacataaaaaaagtgcACACTTCCAGAATGTTATCCTAAAGAGAACTgttcaattttaataaataaataaataaataaatacacacacatatatataggatATGCATTAcagcataataataaaaattggaaaatctaGGCATTTTTAAGTAGGGAACGAATCGCTAACTGAATATAatacaaccattaaaaataattatgtggggcacttgggtggctcagttgcttaagcttctaactcttgattttggctcaggtcatgatctcacagttcgtgagatcaagcctcatgccgggctctgtgctgtcagtactgagcctgcttggaattctctcttcccacccccctgcctctctgccccgtccctgctcgtgcttgcactctctctctcaaaaataaatgactaaaaaatTATGTATAGCTGTACTTAGGTACACAGGAAGATCTAAAACTTAATCTGAGTGAAAAGGCATATTACTCCATAACTATGTAAGTAGATCTACATGTAGATATATGGACAGAGAAATGTCTGGAAGGATGTCCACCAAAACATAGCAGTGATTATCACTGGGAGGTGGGATTTTCTGGTACCTCCTACCATCTTCTTTGTACTTGTATATATGGTCtgaatcactattattatttaaagattttgtttgtaaataacctctacacccaacatggggcttgaacccacaaccctgagatcaagagtcacatgctctaccagctgagccagccaggtacccctgaattATTTAATTAAGTAGGAACACATTTTCTGGGGATGGtgaacttgttttaaaaaataacagagccaaggggcacctgggtggctcagtgagttaagcatctggtttcagctcaggttatgatctcacaggacgtgagttcgagccccatgttgggttctgtgctgacagctcagagcctggatcctgcttcagattctgtgtcctcctctctctctgcccctcccctgctcacatggtctctttctctctcaaaaataaacattaaaaaaaaaaaaataacagaactaaTGTCAGAATCACCCATAAGAAAGGTTTTCTAAGTTTCTGGCTGAAATGTTTGAGAAGACATCATCTAACCAGTTCCGACTACTAAGGAGTTATGTTATAGGTTCTGCCACAGGCCCTGTGGAGCCATTAGGATAGCTGCACAGACTGAAAACCTCTCCCAAAATACAAAGATTTCATAAACTGCCTTCTACCCTAGTCCGTTCTCCACTGGGCACAGGACTTGGTGCAGAAGGGAATCAGAAGCACCCATAACTGCCTTCACAGCAGTTTATATGTAGGTAGACCCCTCCATGGGCCACTTTTCTATAGCTATTACAATGCTGACTTACTAGCATTTTCTGTTAATAAAGCACAGTTTCATGacagaaaaatggaggaaaaaaatcacctatAGTTTTAACACTCAGAATAATCAGTTAACACATGCAGAATTTTTTTGTGTAGTTTTTGTCTcataacatatttttatactATAGATCTTGGTCATCTTTCCTATCAGAACCTGTCAAAAATCTAGCTcatccggggcacctggctggctcagttggtagagcatgtgactcttgacttcagggttttaagttcaagcccatgttggatatagacattacttaaaaataattttttttttttacttttttttttttttttttttaagagagacagcacacacacacatgtgaacaggggagaggaggagaaggagaggtacaatcttaagcaggctccacactcagtgcagagcccaatgcggggcttgatcccacaaccctgggatcatgacctgaactgaaatcaagagtcagacattcaagtgactgagccacccaggcgccccaaaataaactcttcaaaaatacatctatctcattctttttaactccagctgttattttttatcttgaaacACTAGTCTAAGTCTTACAGCTAAGAAAGTACTTAGTACAACTACACCAACCTCCCTTCAAAGCCTCAAGAGACTccactaaataaaaaatatttctttatattagaAATTGGCAAAAAGCTGTTGAGTGATGACCAGAAGAGCACCACTGCCCCGAAAATGCCCAGGTGCCTCCCACCACAGGCATCTCTGCCTGAGGATGCCCCTCTCTAGAATGGGTATCCTGGAATAAGCCCATTCCAGGCTCCTGGAAAGAATGAGCTCCTGGAAAGAATGTGACCCTTTCCTTCCCTGGACTCCCAAGCTTAGCATCATGCATTGCTGGCAGTGGATGCtttgctgaatgaacaaatgaatgaaagaacaagtGAGAACAAACTCAAAGCTCACATTTAACTTTACCTGAGTTAATTTGCTTTGCCTGAAgggagtgtggctgtgttcctgATCCAATGCTCGGATACATTCCTTCAGCTGCAGAGTAGAATAACAACAAACACATCATATATCACATGCAAAGAGAGAGTTAACAGATCAGACTTTTCTTAAATAAGCCACACTCAGGCAATCCTCCAAAAGGAAGTCAAATGCCCTGGTAGTTTCTTGTCCAACAAGAAGAATCAAGCTAGACTGGGAAACAACATCCTGTGCTGTGTCTAGTTAAGGGCCACCCAACATAAAGGCTGTGATCCTAGAATTAGCCCTGATAGCAGGGAACAGACAAACCAGGTAACTTCCCACAAGACCCAGAGTCCAAGCTTATGTGGTGGCAGTTCTGGCTTGCCACCTCCCTTTTTCTCATCTCCTCTTATACTATTATCAGCTATGGATGTGCTGAAGTAGAGAGAATATCTACTTGACTCCCTCAACCTCCCTGCTCCCACATGCATACCTATAGGTGTAGATTCAAGTGTAGACTCAGATAAAAGTTTTCTGAGTGGAACAGAAGAAATTCTAGAGTCAGAGCTGGAAAGGAACTGGGAAATCACCTAAGTCtaccttctcattttattttttaccttcttattttaaaaaggcagggaCTGTGTCCCAAAGGCAAGGACGTATCACTTGCTCCTAGACATAAGCCCCTCAAAAAAG
It contains:
- the KIF24 gene encoding kinesin-like protein KIF24 isoform X4 yields the protein MWQQFPKGCSLGQNTSEKENPWTEMEKIRVCVRKRPLGMREVRRGEINIITVEDKETLLVHEKKEAVDLTQYILQHVFYFDEVFGEACTNRDVYMKTTHPLIQHIFNGGNATCFAYGQTGAGKTYTMIGTHQNPGLYALAAKEIFRQLEVSQPKRHLFVWISFYEIYCGQLYDLLNRRKRLFAREDSNHVVQIVGLQELQVDSVELLLEVILKGSKERSTGATGVNADSSRSHAIIQIQIKDSAKRTFGRISFIDLAGSERAADARDSDRQTKMEGAEINQSLLALKECIRALDQEHSHTPFRQSKLTQVLKDSFIGDAKTCMIANISPSHVATEHTLNTLRYADRVKELKKGIKCCASATSQNRTSGNSSPKRIQSSPVALPGDKCSPKKVKLGLQQSFAAAPGSMRGKAHPLANRPPNIPFAPVPKVPSKRGGSRGSLHQEWVIQTSPVKGATRSGHSVKKREESASLCSEKIQMSHKAAHRWGSRTPGPGEGPVHGKLPSKCKKVQTVQPVQKQLVSRVELSAGNLHHLAEYSQGSKGSTPARSASEAWTDIPPHQKDREEHLRFYHQQFQQPPLLQQKLKYQPLERFLCQYRPLEGQLQKETPPPFCSYSESQDGAQTEDLDDSDFSEDSFSHVSSQRTTKQRNTLENSEGSFFLHQREQGPEEQVAERQRSLLFNPRTDGDEKCLTGSWMYSRDPTSHRRAALNRGHSPSKLPLDWSREEDSTSSAPSPRDNLAEKPYCSQVEFVYGQKRGGSPAFDLRQNAFRSEVPGQAEGTSPSLEADGFIFSLSHIAVARSPDQRDTVSTPLKEVRQDSPTAKNSYAYQDDDSKGESGTCSEYASGVMAPLTVSLLENTDNEGSLSLEQLAQDGPVHSLAAVDTGGPAVDHTLSSDDQKALLPISSATGHLWLSSSPPDNKPSGGLPALSPSPIRQQPPDKLPTSEANLGGVCESTETALFSQEHVGSQQYDADAKDTELNSSQGFPGKPFPTIHTGGPHPGPIFTPQTESSDMADQPWAQERKHPTGLGWQELSLSTDPIKLSCSNTDVVWLKYRLIPRCLARPGSPLIPSCSPETAGKVHQLTLGHAQQVVIRAHQEQLDEMAKLGFKEETLMSQLALNDFEDFVTQLDEIMALKSKCIQSLRSQLQLYLACHRPATTPERTMVS
- the KIF24 gene encoding kinesin-like protein KIF24 isoform X2, with amino-acid sequence MTSWLYECLCEAELAQYYPHFTALGLQKIDELAKVTMKDYSKLGVHDMNDRKRLFQLIKIIKIMQEEDKAVSSPEHPLQTNSLYIKPQESRSGPRRQLHFDSPADNKDRTTSNNGLEMCRLSDSSVNKQKSSYLKVLQRMLPADSQHHTKTRIRNATAAGSYVQTETNTSLFSSNHFSPILGDYDIPVIERVPHVSEYNYGIPQSCIRQNTSEKENPWTEMEKIRVCVRKRPLGMREVRRGEINIITVEDKETLLVHEKKEAVDLTQYILQHVFYFDEVFGEACTNRDVYMKTTHPLIQHIFNGGNATCFAYGQTGAGKTYTMIGTHQNPGLYALAAKEIFRQLEVSQPKRHLFVWISFYEIYCGQLYDLLNRRKRLFAREDSNHVVQIVGLQELQVDSVELLLEVILKGSKERSTGATGVNADSSRSHAIIQIQIKDSAKRTFGRISFIDLAGSERAADARDSDRQTKMEGAEINQSLLALKECIRALDQEHSHTPFRQSKLTQVLKDSFIGDAKTCMIANISPSHVATEHTLNTLRYADRVKELKKGIKCCASATSQNRTSGNSSPKRIQSSPVALPGDKCSPKKVKLGLQQSFAAAPGSMRGKAHPLANRPPNIPFAPVPKVPSKRGGSRGSLHQEWVIQTSPVKGATRSGHSVKKREESASLCSEKIQMSHKAAHRWGSRTPGPGEGPVHGKLPSKCKKVQTVQPVQKQLVSRVELSAGNLHHLAEYSQGSKGSTPARSASEAWTDIPPHQKDREEHLRFYHQQFQQPPLLQQKLKYQPLERFLCQYRPLEGQLQKETPPPFCSYSESQDGAQTEDLDDSDFSEDSFSHVSSQRTTKQRNTLENSEGSFFLHQREQGPEEQVAERQRSLLFNPRTDGDEKCLTGSWMYSRDPTSHRRAALNRGHSPSKLPLDWSREEDSTSSAPSPRDNLAEKPYCSQVEFVYGQKRGGSPAFDLRQNAFRSEVPGQAEGTSPSLEADGFIFSLSHIAVARSPDQRDTVSTPLKEVRQDSPTAKNSYAYQDDDSKGESGTCSEYASGVMAPLTVSLLENTDNEGSLSLEQLAQDGPVHSLAAVDTGGPAVDHTLSSDDQKALLPISSATGHLWLSSSPPDNKPSGGLPALSPSPIRQQPPDKLPTSEANLGGVCESTETALFSQEHVGSQQYDADAKDTELNSSQGFPGKPFPTIHTGGPHPGPIFTPQTESSDMADQPWAQERKHPTGLGWQELSLSTDPIKLSCSNTDVVWLKYRLIPRCLARPGSPLIPSCSPETAGKVHQLTLGHAQQVVIRAHQEQLDEMAKLGFKEETLMSQLALNDFEDFVTQLDEIMALKSKCIQSLRSQLQLYLACHRPATTPERTMVS